The Halichoerus grypus chromosome 15, mHalGry1.hap1.1, whole genome shotgun sequence genome includes a window with the following:
- the LOC118545954 gene encoding protein FAM187B-like: MLTTLWLLLSLAVPLLGSHASFSCPNEKQCQKALLSDNDIFLPCNSSGAQWYFFFLQDKTSWSDKVSSVSNIEIIPEIGILIRNPLPSQTGFYHCRDKNGVQVVQYEIDFQDVSTLHITHKGLGQKPLPNETLSLGGKELIFTQWDPWQDCNRCGEPGERKRLGYCYIEEPLQEPMPCWLYLGHLKLWSSRLQPEMQVEACQVPCKISTLDYVTFDNFEINEDSGSVWLTCPMGSIYRPILWEINDMPLTWQSQLSNQGLSTILEPTNGGRQLRVFEPAIYKCFVKQELVAYFNPKPFPDVPEILRQREAGPQQESREAWKGKAGSVLKGLKLMLLVGIVLGLLAQLLKLFHPSQDKRSDRVLLVK, encoded by the exons ATGCTTACCACCCTGTGGCTGTTGCTCAGCCTCGCCGTCCCCTTGCTGGGGTCCCACGCTTCCTTCAGCTGTCCCAACGAGAAGCAATGCCAAAAAGCCCTCCTCTCGGACAATGACATCTTTTTGCCCTGCAACTCTTCTGGGGCACAGTGGTACTTCTTCTTCCTGCAAGACAAGACCAGCTGGTCTGACAAAGTCTCCAGTGTTTCCAACATCGAAATAATACCCGAAATCGGCATTCTCATCCGAAACCCGTTGCCCTCCCAGACGGGCTTCTACCATTGCCGGGACAAGAATGGCGTCCAAGTGGTGCAGTATGAGATTGATTTCCAGGATGTCAGCACCCTGCATATTACCCACAAAGGCCTGGGCCAAAAGCCCCTGCCGAACGAGACCCTGAGTCTGGGTGGTAAGGAGCTCATCTTCACCCAGTGGGATCCCTGGCAGGATTGTAACCGCTGTGGGGAGCCGGGGGAGCGGAAGCGCCTGGGCTACTGCTACATCGAGGAGCCCCTGCAGGAGCCCATGCCCTGCTGGCTCTACCTGGGACATCTGAAGCTGTGGTCTAGCCGCTTGCAGCCCGAGATGCAGGTGGAGGCCTGCCAGGTCCCGTGTAAAATATCCACGTTGGATTACGTCACCTTTGACAACTTTGAGATCAATGAGGATTCAGGATCTGTGTGGCTCACCTGCCCCATGGGATCTATCTACAG GCCCATCCTCTGGGAAATCAACGACATGCCCCTGACCTGGCAGAGCCAGCTCTCCAACCAGGGCTTAAGCACCATTCTGGAACCCACCAACGGTGGCAGGCAGCTTCGGGTCTTCGAGCCAGCCATTTACAAGTGCTTCGTGAAGCAGGAACTCGTGGCTTACTTCAACCCCAAGCCCTTTCCGGATGTGCCAGAGATCCTCAGGCAAAGGGAAGCCGGACCACAACAGGAGTCAAGGGAGGCCTGGAAGGGGAAGGCCGGGTCCGTCCTCAAGGGGCTCAAGCTGATGCTGCTGGTGGGCATTGTCCTGGGCCTGCTCGCACAGCTGCTCAAGCTCTTCCATCCTTCCCAGGACAAAAGAAGCGACCGGGTGCTGCTGGTGAAATAA